Within Anopheles nili chromosome 3, idAnoNiliSN_F5_01, whole genome shotgun sequence, the genomic segment TGATAACGTCAGCCAGAGACCCGTTgggcagtgtttttttcttccccacacTCGCTATCGGTTCGATCGGACCAGCCGGTTGGCGGAGGATGTAGTCGGTTGCCAGCTGGTGGTACGGTGACTTTCCTTTCGCACTAGCACTGGACAAATGTGCACCCGAAATAGCCGAGTATGCATTTTTCCCAGCGCATCGCATGCTTTCCCGGGCTGAAAATGCAGTTCCTATTCTTGTGATGCATAAATAATTCGCGTGATAAATGAACTCACACGAGACTCGCAGTGACTTCCACTAGCTGGGACGCTTGGGGCTTGTGACgaattttctttgcatttccCGGGAAAGAATagcaacaacataaaaaaaaccgatccgaACTGGTCCGGCAGTACATACAGATTGCGCAACAATTGGAAGCTTGTTCGGGGGCATTTTGTTGTGTTGATtcgggtgttttctttttcgcgttGTAATTCACTTTCTTCAAGTGGTTgaggtgttttagtttttaaaTTAGGCTCGGGGCGAGGGTTTCCTTTCGCGGCCGTCGATTTCCACCGTTCCCGCTCCGAACAGTgggcaataaaaagaaacattccGTCCGCACAATCCTTCCGATGGCTTCCCCCGGGCGGGCGATTCGCGTTGGATGCGACGCGGGCGTTGAATTTCCTCCAGCTCCAGCGGTTTGGCTGCTTTACTCTTAATTTGTTCACACTTCCAACGGATCGGAAATTGGAACCGGTGCAAGAGAAGCGCGGCCAGAGCGTGATGAAAAGTTATGCTGCCGAACGGATTTAATGCCCTGCGCTTGGGGCCGCCGCGTTCGCGGTGCATTTTGCGGATTGTGCGCGAGCTCTCCCATTATTATTTGGGCAACCCCCCCGCCTGAaaatgggggtgaaaaaaaaacgagcctgTTAGCGGCGGACTTTTGCCCGATTATGCGCCATTTCACACGCTTTCAAATGCGGTAATAAACGGGTGGGCATCGCGGTCGGATCGATTTGAATGATGAGGGACTTTGTTTTTTGACGGGTTCCACTGCTggaagcccccccccccccgaccgATTAGCGCCATTTTTTTGCACTTGCAAATTTCGCCTCTTTCGGAAAAGGCGTAGCAAAACGAAAAGTAAGCCTTTCTTCTTTCGCGCAGTAGGCTGGGAGCGTGCCAGCCACGTTAACAACTTCAGTTGACAGACGAGTGCATGTGAACGGTATTCCAAATTACACCTGGCAGGATGGCTTCGAAGGTGGGCCCCCGAATCGACGCCCGTGCCCCCCATATGTACGtggaggatgtgctaaaaacgCGTTACCTTGTGCGTGACATCGAACGCCACCGAGTGATTGTGCGGGAAAACAAGGAGCTGCTGAAGCGAATCAATCAAATCTACCGTACCAAGGTTTGTTGAAGGGATAGTGTCGGAAAATTCTTTCGATCGCATGGGAAAACATTAGCATTTGTCTTGTTTTAGGGGTTCCTGCACATCAACTACAGCTACCGCGTGCACCAGAGCCTGAACTTAgatgcacgcacacgcaagGCACGTGCGATCGAGCTTCAAAATCGGGCCCTCCTTAATCGGTTGCTCCGGCGCAAGGCAACGGTGGACAGCAATTTGCcgcgcgaaaaaaaactaccctgGTGGTTGCCTCCGGCCAACCGGATACCGGATGGACAGCAGCGTGTGTTGATCGATTTTTGGGAACGAACGGATCGTCGTCTATGCCGGCTCGTAATTGACCTGTGCCCTGAGGTGTCACCGGATGAGATAACGCTTGGGCGGGGAAAATTGTTCCGAATCTACGCTGGCACCATGCTGGTGGTGCGAGCTGGAAGTGCCCATTTTGACGAGGAACCGCTTGATGGTCACGAAACGCTGCAAAACGTAAGGAGGGGCTCTTTCGTGAAGCAGATGCAGGATGGGCGCGAGTACTACCTGGTGACGCTGCGAACCATCGAGTCGATTGCCGATGGGAAGCTGCTTGGGCGCGTTGCTTCGGGCGCAATGGATAAGCTCGATTTGATCGATTTCTACGGTTCAAAATTCGGCCGCTGCAAGGACCCGCTGTTTTTCGATACGTTCGAGCAAATAAACTACTAGTGGAGATGTTCATGGCATGGCTCTTCGTCACAACGGCGGTGGCTGCGTATTTTAATAACTCTATCCGATCACTTACATAAAGGCAACCGTTACACGCCAACCGGTGGTTGTAAAAATCGCCCGTTGCGTTACCCAATATCATTTCGCCGCTGTCAAAGGCCCGAGGGTCGAAAGCAGCGCGACAACCGGAAGGAGATCGCGGTTGATATCGATTAACGACGGCACAATTTCCCAGCGGCAAGGAAGACGCGCCCGGCGGAAACAAAGCACGCTCtaaaaataggaaaatagTAAAACCCGCAAAACACGCCATCGCACGGCGAGCCTGGTCGCGAGGAAAGTTCATCAAACAGTTGATCACCAAACAATTGGGTGTAATCAGTCAATTGTCATGGCACGGGCGTGCGGAGGTGctaaagaaagagaagaaagtgaaaaatacgGCACCCACCCGGGGGAAAAGAAACGTGCTAAAACAAGCAATCGCACGCTTAACCTTCTCCGGTGGCTGGAAGCGCTTTCGGATGCGCGTTTAGCTTCCAAAAAGGCCGTAACGAAAGCAGTTTTGCGGATGACTGAGCTCGTGCTTCCGGACGGCGGAAGAAGCTATCGTTTAGCTGTTATCACACTGCACCGGCCCGGGATTGGCGTAAATCGACGAGATCCCCACAAATGACAAAATAATGTGCGGTTCCTCGAGGGTTTCGGAGCCGCCGGGTTGGTCGATTTTCACCAAAATTACATTACGATATTACATCGGGGAAAATTTCCTTCGATCACGCAACGCAATCCGAGAAATGATTTGACAAAACGCTCGTTCGTTAGATAATGTGCACGTTCCCGATTGCTTGTTACACCGCCGCATTCTGTAAACAAATGCAACTCGGGGTCCGGAACGCTGGTGACGGTTGATTACAGGCACATTGGATGCGTTACGTAATACCCTTTTTgagtttggtgtttttttttgtgtgtgcgcgattcGCATGATTGAACCCTCACACACCGTGCACTTGCGTTCTGTGGGCCATTTTCTGCGTGGCGAAATTGTGTGGAAATTCCCGGTGGGTTTGATAAGCCTTGTGGAAACTGGAGACACAACATCCAATCTGGGTTAAGCGCCGTCGGTTCCAGCTTCTCGGTTGACGGAGCTGTCTCGAGGGTGCGGTAGGAATTGCAGTTGGTCAATTATAGTACGGGTTGCATGAGAGCAATTTCATGATTTATTGGCACACTTTTCGACATTGAACCCTGCCGATAAATCTCCACCGGGAAAGCGGTGAGCTATCATTAGCACACGCCGACGGTGGGAAAACTAAGACCCATTTGCCACGTTTTAACCACTGCCCGGATGGTGCCGATGAATGCCGATCACCTCCTTTCGGGTTTGACCGACGAAtggttaatttatttccctcacGACACCACACGCTGCACTATCAGCACGAGTTTAAGCAGCGCCGATCGGCAGATCGATTTCACTAAAGGGAAGCGataacgaaagacttcaatggTGGGTGAAGCGGGAAACCTTCCGCGCGCACGTCCACTAACCGCTGCGTTCCAGGCCATGTTGGGGAGGTACGTGGTACAGGCGCGTTTGGCAAACTATCTTGTGTCAGGGCTGTGACCTTGCCCATGGATGACACTAATCGCACACGCGCCTGGCCCGGGCGCGTAGATGAATGAATTCCTAGTCGCACGCCCGCCTCGAAGGGCATCGGATCGGGGTGCGTTACAGTGGCATTGGATTTGGGGCATCGGGGAGAGTCACCCGTGCGTCACTCGGCATTCGATTGGTCACGGACGGGGCCTGTTGGGTGCCGTACTGACCGATCAATCCGTTTTTCTACGTACGGCACCGCGATTGTCTTTTCGATGTGCCGCAGGCCAGTGTCTGTTCCGGTACAGTTTAGTGCAAggtgaaggttttttgtttcaaaagtgAACTTATTTCTGTATAATTGTCTTTGTgctgttgattttatttgagTGAGGATTGTGGTATTGTATTGCTATTTTGATTTAAACTGCGTTGCAACTGAATTGCATTGCGATGCTTTGATGCAACTGCAACAAAACATCGAAAAGGGAAATAGGGAAAATGCGATAGCTATGATTCAAGGGTTGAAGCAGCCCTGAAACATCGAACGCCAATGCAAGAAATTTGAACGTTGATATGCACAACGGACGTTTTATGATAGCACGTCGAAAATATATCTTTAGCTGAGAATatttaataaaacatatttatattttagtTTTAAATTGTTTACCAATAAAATGGTATTTTACGTTGGTGCTTAAATGATGTAGTGTAAACACAATCGGCTATGTACAGCCATGAGCCATGTGGAAAATCATAGTAAAAAAGTCGACATAGACGCACATGCACAGCACCCTGCACttgagggtggcttttcttgcATACTACCTCTTGCACGCGAGCTGGTGCATTCTACTCGTTTGAAATGTTCCGTTAAATTTCTTTCACtcgcaaaccaaacaaatccgccctttttttattaatcacGGTGATACATTTATTTAGCCAATTTGGTCAAATATTCATATCGCACGTTTGACACCGCCGCCGCCAGGATGCAGGTGTGGTGAAgatgcacacattcacatGAGGGCGGTTCAATTCCCTTGCAAATGCGCCGTAACGTCCTGCCCTTGGCCTCGCTCGCGGTGGTTCGCTTAATCGTTAGCTGCTTACGTCTATGCTTAGCCGGTAAGGTGTAGTTATAAATTAGTTAGCTGTCTAGGGCGGAGATGAAATCGAGTGAGTATTTCCCCGTTCGTTCGATTCCCTGGTGGGGCAAGTTCTTCCCCTTTTCTGGGGGCATCAGTGAAACCGTGGCCTACCGGTGATCACCGGTTTCCAGCTGTTAAGCGACGTGTGGCTGTTCAGTCCGATCCGGTCGATCTGTTCCTGTGTGGCGTCTGGTGTTTCCTCCTCCTCGACCTCCTCGAAGAAGTCGATGATCGGGTGGTAATTGTAGTTGATGCGCTGGTGCCCATTCGTCGACGTGACCGTGGTTGTGCTTGTGCCAGCCGTGCTTGGAGGCTGCGGTACGGTCGATAGTGGGACCGTCGGGTTGATCGAGGTCATCACCGAGGTGGTGTGTTGAGGCACCCGAAATATGCCGGgagtttgctgttgctgctgtagcGTCGTGAGCGGTGGCTGCACCGTCGTCTGCTGCCGTCGGCGATGTTTTTCGATGATATTTTGTGCCTGCGTTTGGTGCGGCAGTTGATGGTGCTGATCGGTGTGCTTGATCGGTGGCAATACCGCCACTTGGTTGAGCCGGGCATCAGTTTCAGCGAGGCTTTGGTCACCGTGCAGATTGACCGTTTTGCGCATGGGCCGTCGGTTGGGTGCTCCAACATTGCCGGCTCGCTTTAGGGCGTTCTCAGTGGAGTAATGTGGGCCTCGCTTGAACGGGATGCCATACGCGAGATCATTCGGCGGTGGGCTCAGGTACGTGTCGAGTGTTGGTGGTGCGATGAAATGCGGATGTTTTGGTTTAGGTCCTGCCGGATGTTTGGGAGCGGGACCGAAGCGGGTTTTTCCCGGGGCTTGtgctggaggtggtggtggcactGCGGGCAAATGCAACGAGCCATCGAATTTTGGAGGTTTTACGCGCTGAAAGCCGTTCGAGAATTGGTACGCGATGTTATCATCTGGTTCGTCCTCATCGACCTGATCGAATTGGAGCGTAGAATAGTGATGCGTGTTGCGCACCAACGTCGAGGCGGACTCGTTCGGGTCCTCGTGGATCTTTGACTTGAAGTCGTTGTAGCTGGTGAGTGGTGGGAACGTCTCCCGGTAGCCATCGATGTGACAGGAGCAGCACGTCGGGACTTTGAAGATATCCACGTGTAGGCCACGTGATGCATCCCAACTCAGCAGCCGGTGGTAATTATAAATCTGCACGCATCGCGACCGGAAGTTGTCCGTTAGATAGGTGCACGAGTCCTGTGGGGTGCTGTGAAAAACCAATGAAAATTGGGTGAGTAAAATCAACCTCCAAACTTTTCTTGGACACACGCTAACGTACCTGCACTTCTCGAGCCGCAAAGTTTGCGTGTGTTCGCCCGTGTTGACGATGTATTTCCACTCGCCGGTTGCTGAGCGTGCCTTCTGCGGTCGAGCATAACGGATGATGCTCGGGCACATGCTGCCACCGGACTTGGACGGGTCATCTTCGCGCTTTCTgtgcggcgttttttttttgcatgtcaacgagagaaatgaaattgaaatcgacAGCTCTTGCAGGCAAACCCCCAGCTGGCCTCATTTCGACCGGAAACGCAACGGATCGGAAAGTTGTTGGCACCTTTCTCACCTGAGCTTCGTGTTGATGCCCTGCGCGATCTCGTCCGGTTCGTAGACGGTGCGGTCCTGGGCGTTTGCCTTGTCGATGTACTCGGCCAGTAGGGCTCCGATGGCGTGCCGGTGGCGCGTAATGCTGTACATGATCTCGGAGCTGCGCAGAATGAAGAAGCAAGAGCGAAAATGGGAAGCGTCAAATTTCGGCgtggaggaaaacgaaaaacaaatgacCGTAGGTGAAAGTCGTTGGCGTAGTTGGCTCCTTCATTGCCAGGTGCAATTGGATCTCGAGGGACCTGATTTTCACGACCACGAGGCAGGGGAATGCGCGCTCggaaaccacacacacacacacacacatacacgaggTGTGAAAAATCAAAGGCGACTAGATCGAGCAAAGGAGTCGACGGTTTGTGTTTATACTTTCGGTTTCAATTGCGGAGCCGTTTAATGAACCGAAGAAAATGGCCATTTCACACCCACCCCCGAGCttgagaaggcaaaaaaaaagcgagagttGTTTTATTAGCCGCTTGcaggtggaaaatgtaaaattgcGCCCAATCGTCGCGATGCgcgtaaaacaaacataaaagcaTCTCAATTCGCGCCGATTGGCGAGCTCGTGCGTGAAGTGCACACACGGTAAGTTATTTTGTAACTCCCCTGCATCTGTACGGGGCGGGTGTTGGAAACTCACCCCCTCATGCGTTTTTTCTatatttgctttaaattttaaatcacacCCTCCTCCGCCTGAAGCTGGCACGCGTGTAAAACAATACTGGAACGAATCAACACCCTTTCGGCCCGTTCGGGAGCTGGTGttaaataaatgcaacacCCGTTGCCGACCGGGTTCCGAATGTGAACTCACGCGGGTAATTTTCCTTCTGATACAGCGCCACAATTCCGCATGTTAAGCGCGAAACAGCGCGCCCGGCCACGATTGATCCGCCATTGTTATGCGCGTGCTCGATCGTCCAGACTGTTATGTGCGCGTCTGCACGAGCCGCGGCGTGAAAGTATCGGAAgtgttcgattcgattcgatgcGCGATATGGTGCGTATTAAACGGCGCAATTTTGATGCCGCTCAAGGCAGCTGTCACAAAGGCAGGGTGGCTTCAAATGAGCCTCGCTAGAGTGCCCGTAACGGGGGACGGGTTTGAGTTTCTTGGAAaccgcaacaaaacaaattcccCCCATCGACGCGGATAAATAAAGCCGATCGACTGGTATCAAAGTTGGCCGCTAATGCGTGCGATAAAATCGCGATAAAATAATACACCGCTCGGGCATGCAACCCGGTTCGCGATGCTTCGAGATGATTCATGTGAGTGATGGGGAATTCGTGCTGGAACTCCGGAACGATTGTCGGTCCGGCTGACGTTTGAAGGGATGAAATCATGtaaaattccacccccggGCGGTTTTGTGAGCCTTTCCCGGCTAATTTGCGTCCGTCTTACGCAATAGAAACTGCGGTGCAGGCGCATGCGCTTGGCTGACAGCAATCGCGTTGATTGATCTGCTAGATTCTCACGGATCGACGCACTACCCCATCGGAGGGCCAGCTAATCAATCTTCGTAGTGCGATTTCCCGAAACGGAAGCCGGACATCGGTCCAGCTAATCACCGCTAATCTCGGAAAACCGCCAACAACCGACCCGGGAAGTGCCCCAGGGAGATGGAGAAAGTTGGAAAGCAAAGCTCGGCCTCCCTCGAGGGAATGACATGTCATCAGCACACACGCGTCCACGATGGTTGTTGAATCGCAAATTACCCTACCaagatggcgtttttttttgtgtttgccaaAGGTGccgctcggtttcggtgttCGCGTCAAACCCCACCGGGCGAACAATCGCGCTACCGAAAGGCTCAATCTAGGGCTCGGTTCGGTTACGCACCGATGGCTGCGAGTCCCGATGTTCGTCAGATCGAACTGATCGTTTCCGGTCGATCAAACCGTTGATATGCGTGCGTGTTCGCACGCGTGCAAGCTCAGAACATGGATCGGCGCGAAATGGACCCGTCGGTGCACCAGCGGTTATTAAGACTTTCACCTATTACAGGATTGTTTTACAACCTTCTTCACCGTGATCGAGTTTCTAGTGGGAGCGTGTGATCGCGAGCGGGAGCTTAGGCGGGCTAATGGCCACGCACTCTCGCCGGTGCTTTGGTGTTGGTGCACTTACGTGGGATAGTTGGCGACCCGGATACAGACACCACCCGAGAAGTGCTCGCAGTTTTCACTGGGTAGCAGCGCGTGGATACTCTGAGGTCGCTGCCGGCCACCGATGAGTCGTTCGGCCACTGGGCCACCTGCGGTCGATCCGTTACCGGACGTGCCAGAAAACGGTCCGATCGAACCGTCGGCTTCGGTGCCGTTGAGGCCTGCAAACGCGAGATCTTCAATCTCCTCCAGGGTCATTCGGTGTTCCACGACAGCGTTGGCATCCTCGGAAGGCTTCGCAGTGCTGACATTCAACGGTTGAAGGGCAACGGCTTGTTTGGGTGCGACCTTTGGCAGCGTAACTGGGATGGGCCCGTCTGAAGCCATCGCTAGCTGGTCTTTCTGAGTGCCGGTCGAGTTGAACGCGGTCATGTTAAGCTTCCGCTCGTGGTACGACATACGATCGTCCTGTTTGTCCTGCGTTCGTTGGATGTTAAACCGTGGCAGCGATTGGACGAGTTTCTCGAAAAACGGTGCTGGTTCGCTGCGTGCCGAACGACCCGCGGGTTGTTCGCCTTCAGAGGTCGCAATGGGTCGTACTTGGGCTTCGTCCTGTTCTTCAACCATTAACCGGCCGTCGTTGAGATGTGACACGACCGGTGTTGGGACCCCCTCTTT encodes:
- the LOC128722858 gene encoding neurotrophin 1, yielding MQSRVKLTLVVVLWASVLLHSGALAATDSGLPDFELDDGKDDGGDDDYYYVSDGSDQQMQPSHKIISYAKPPPVEASQPERPDETEPFLMEDDDTSFELMDDVDFVEHSSMDFVRKAERMKRIMLKAFANREFQRKFGEVLPLLKVMSKTQKSTLAALITAQVNSRDGHTLSLEQVKSMFGNRPELILPLVYDIANMIRTVAKKESLLFDQQDHRLDKDDQALPDDEGVLSNHLLRRSFNVRSERVPQGFRAKEGVPTPVVSHLNDGRLMVEEQDEAQVRPIATSEGEQPAGRSARSEPAPFFEKLVQSLPRFNIQRTQDKQDDRMSYHERKLNMTAFNSTGTQKDQLAMASDGPIPVTLPKVAPKQAVALQPLNVSTAKPSEDANAVVEHRMTLEEIEDLAFAGLNGTEADGSIGPFSGTSGNGSTAGGPVAERLIGGRQRPQSIHALLPSENCEHFSGGVCIRVANYPTSEIMYSITRHRHAIGALLAEYIDKANAQDRTVYEPDEIAQGINTKLRKREDDPSKSGGSMCPSIIRYARPQKARSATGEWKYIVNTGEHTQTLRLEKCSTPQDSCTYLTDNFRSRCVQIYNYHRLLSWDASRGLHVDIFKVPTCCSCHIDGYRETFPPLTSYNDFKSKIHEDPNESASTLVRNTHHYSTLQFDQVDEDEPDDNIAYQFSNGFQRVKPPKFDGSLHLPAVPPPPPAQAPGKTRFGPAPKHPAGPKPKHPHFIAPPTLDTYLSPPPNDLAYGIPFKRGPHYSTENALKRAGNVGAPNRRPMRKTVNLHGDQSLAETDARLNQVAVLPPIKHTDQHHQLPHQTQAQNIIEKHRRRQQTTVQPPLTTLQQQQQTPGIFRVPQHTTSVMTSINPTVPLSTVPQPPSTAGTSTTTVTSTNGHQRINYNYHPIIDFFEEVEEEETPDATQEQIDRIGLNSHTSLNSWKPVITGRPRFH
- the LOC128724607 gene encoding uncharacterized protein LOC128724607, with the protein product MASKVGPRIDARAPHMYVEDVLKTRYLVRDIERHRVIVRENKELLKRINQIYRTKGFLHINYSYRVHQSLNLDARTRKARAIELQNRALLNRLLRRKATVDSNLPREKKLPWWLPPANRIPDGQQRVLIDFWERTDRRLCRLVIDLCPEVSPDEITLGRGKLFRIYAGTMLVVRAGSAHFDEEPLDGHETLQNVRRGSFVKQMQDGREYYLVTLRTIESIADGKLLGRVASGAMDKLDLIDFYGSKFGRCKDPLFFDTFEQINY